The nucleotide sequence CGAGACAACTCTTTCGCCCCTTCAGGGCTTGGGAATTTTGTGGACGGTTGACCCAGGGCGTCGCTCGCGGACTCACTTTGCCCTGGGCTATTATCTTTCGGGCTTTCAGCCCTGCCGAGTTGGCCGCCTGATGAGAACCTGGGCTGGTTATCAGTGCGACATTCATCCGGCTATCGAGCATACGGGCATGACCTATGAGGAACGCGGACGCGGGATTTTCGGGCTCAACGGCATGAACGTGGCCTTCGATCCCGAGCGCCATCGCTGGCTCATCGGCAAACAGGACCCGGTGAAGGTGGATGTTTCCCAATGGAACGAATACACCGTGATCGCGCGCGGGAATCATCTCGTTCACAAGATCAACGGCAAGGTCACCTCCGAACTGTTCGACTACGACGAAAAGGGTCGGGCGCTCGAAGGACTGCTGGCGATCCAACTGCACTCAGGGAACACCAACACGGTGCAGGTGAAACAAGTCCTGCTCCGGCCGCTCACCGACGGCAAGGTGCTCGCGTTCGACGCATCCCAGCTTCCCGCCGGCGCGACCCGGATCGGAACCCCCGGTTCCAACAAACCGCAGGGCCTCGGCCCGGCCACGCCGACGAAGAAGTGAGGGAAGGGGAGGGGCTTCTCTGGTCCGCGACACCCAGACATTGCGCAACGCCACGTTGATGCGGTGGGCTGTTCAGTTTGTTCCAGGATTTGGTGAGAATGTTCAAGCGTCCTAGCGGGTGCCTTGACTACCATGGAGGCTTGAATATGACGAGCACACCGCAGTTCTCTGTGTCCTCCCATTCTCTGTGCTTCACTCCGGAGCGCGGAGTTTTGGAGGACACAGAGGGCAAGCCGGTGGAACCTGCCAGCCCCGAGTTCAAGAATGCTGTCCTACCGCACGTCCTCAGTCGCGTCCTGCAC is from Verrucomicrobiota bacterium and encodes:
- a CDS encoding DUF1080 domain-containing protein, yielding MILPMEVSRPIACASTKASKASSNLSSLVSLLRKMKRIGMNCAALPRPWNGIRSMAWTTDSTAQEFTGACATTPVANRHLADFRVSTSGEVATSPFDKSPASLAVSLPRYDSPCDFTQSAYALPLVGSPEARSQHFVGHLRKASNKSGVIFMRCQNTPLLSRCPFSETTLSPLQGLGILWTVDPGRRSRTHFALGYYLSGFQPCRVGRLMRTWAGYQCDIHPAIEHTGMTYEERGRGIFGLNGMNVAFDPERHRWLIGKQDPVKVDVSQWNEYTVIARGNHLVHKINGKVTSELFDYDEKGRALEGLLAIQLHSGNTNTVQVKQVLLRPLTDGKVLAFDASQLPAGATRIGTPGSNKPQGLGPATPTKK